The Trichoderma atroviride chromosome 5, complete sequence genome contains a region encoding:
- a CDS encoding uncharacterized protein (EggNog:ENOG41~TransMembrane:5 (n6-17c22/23o57-78i99-118o130-152i172-192o204-223i)~SECRETED:SignalP(1-22)), whose protein sequence is MMRHGVTVPALLLTFASSLALAQEIDNQLERRKYHLNDPGPENFRIWNRERNAHACIMSIVFIVLYPLGAISLHLPILHIPYLRNTYLQNKVMAMHVPIQLIGFVMMIGGFGLGIKIASRVGYLSHPVRAHVVIGFVVVCTIILFQPLLGILQHRYFKRTGGKSKFAYMHRWLGRSAIVTGMINTGLGFQLAQKNVIIHTSSYVRSYVILGILGMIWVLLVLYDERRWRKQPPFQMEEKRESQEQEQPLQAMTT, encoded by the exons ATGATGCGACACGGAGTTACGGTACCGGCGCTTCTATTGACATTCG CATCAAGTCTAGCTCTCGCACAAGAGATTGACAACCAACTTGAGCGCAGAAAATACCATTTAAACGATCCGGGCCCCGAGAACTTCAGAATCTGGAACCGAGAACGAAATGCACACGCTTGCATCATGtccatcgtcttcattgtGCTCTACCCTCTGGGCGCAATCTCTCTCCACCTCCCTATCCTACACATCCCATATCTAAGGAACACATATCTTCAAAACAAAGTCATGGCGATGCACGTTCCGATCCAGCTGATAGGGTTCGTCATGATGATTGGAGGCTTTGGGCTCGGCATCAAAATTGCTTCGCGCGTTGGCTATCTCAGCCATCCAGTGCGCGCCCACGTCGTCATTGGTTTCGTTGTCGTTTGCACAATTATACTCTTTCAGCCCCTCCTGGGGATTCTGCAGCACAGGTACTTCAAGAGGACGGGTGGCAAGAGCAAATTTGCATATATGCACCGCTGGCTGGGACGGAGCGCCATCGTCACCGGCATGATCAACACGGGGCTGGGGTTTCAGCTGGCTCAAAAGAATGTGATAATCCACACGAGCTCGTATGTCAGGAGTTATGTCATTCTTGGTATTTTGGGAATGATCTGGGTTCTTTTGGTTCTTTATGATGAGCGAAGATGGCGCAAGCAGCCGCCGTTCcagatggaggagaagagggagtCACAGGAGCAAGAACAGCCACTGCAAGCTATGACGAcgtaa
- a CDS encoding uncharacterized protein (EggNog:ENOG41) yields MTESARPKAFWPRQMIPPTPESFKELARDGGERLAAVSLAQIPAIPAGAKIHDNGCGSGAATTAIMASLPPGVAASISITGTDISRGAVDSYRARAGSSSWPAEGLVMDADSLSFPDETFTHSFGNAMIFVGPRNNGVDAVKEMHRTLKPGGTLLLNCFGHNNVLEPIRKASRATRSDGILPEWDSFEQWTDPSLIAGIVEAGGFEKEAIKVVQCHMFVNVGNYERATTLVWSMRGMPSGGWTEEDEEKWDEAVEIVRRELQQTDGFRMLDDGTAEVKYPVIVVTATK; encoded by the coding sequence ATGACTGAGTCAGCACGTCCAAAGGCCTTCTGGCCGCGGCAGATGATACCGCCCACGCCCGAAAGCTTCAAAGAGCTGGCCAGAGACGGCGGGGAGCGACTGGCTGCCGTCTCGCTGGCTCAGATCCCGGCTATCCCGGCCGGCGCCAAAATTCATGACAATGGCTGCGGATCGGGTGCTGCGACgaccgccatcatggcctcgctgccgccgggGGTAGCAgcctccatcagcatcacGGGCACGGATATTTCGAGAGGCGCCGTGGACTCGTATCGCGCTCGGGCGGGGTCCTCATCATGGCCGGCCGAGGGGCTCGTCATGGACGCCGACTCGCTCTCGTTCCCAGACGAGACCTTTACTCACAGCTTTGGCAATGCGATGATCTTTGTGGGCCCGCGAAATAACGGCGTTGATGCCGTCAAGGAGATGCATCGCACGCTGAAACCGGGGGGCACGCTGCTCTTGAACTGCTTCGGCCATAACAACGTGCTTGAGCCTATCCGCAAGGCATCTCGGGCGACCCGCTCGGATGGCATATTGCCGGAATGGGATTCATTCGAGCAGTGGACAGATCCCAGCCTTATAGCCGGCATTGTGGAGGCTGGTGGCTTTGAAaaggaggccatcaaggtGGTGCAGTGCCACATGTTTGTGAATGTCGGAAACTATGAGCGAGCCACGACGCTGGTCTGGAGCATGAGGGGAATGCCAAGCGGTGGATGGaccgaggaagatgaggagaagTGGGATGAGGCCGTCGAGATTGTGAGgcgcgagctgcagcagacggACGGGTTCAGAATGCTCGACGATGGTACTGCAGAAGTCAAGTATCCCGTTATTGTTGTAACAGCGACCAAATAG
- a CDS encoding uncharacterized protein (EggNog:ENOG41), with amino-acid sequence MPFPTVRVAATQAEPVWFDLQGAVDKTCKLIEEAASNKADLVGFPEVWIPGYPCWIWGRNVDFDLNVQYIKNSLRLYSPEMQRIQDCARGNNIAVSLSFSENCNNSLYIAQALIGPDGEIKVHRRKMKGTHMERTVFGDGSSHALKSVEELPFARVGALSCWEHLQPLLKYNAITQNGDIHVAAWPPLSNNVVGDFGAYAMTAEGSQTLSRTYAMESGSFVLHCTQVITEKGIKAMNTGGQPIMSTPGGGHSVVFGPDGRVMTEAIPEDEEGIIYAELDMDERVRTKMFVDSTGHYSRPDVLWLGVSPEIPTVVRPQRAGNASEQVDW; translated from the exons ATGCCTTTCCCCACCGTTCGCGTTGCTGCCACCCAAGCCGAGCCCGTCTGGTTCGACCTTCAAGGAGCTGTGGATAAGACTTGTAAGCTCatagaagaagcagcctCGAACAAGGCCGATCTGGTTGGATTTCCCGAAGTCTGGATCCCAGGTTATCCATGCTGGATTTG GGGTCGAAATGTTGATTTTGATCTAAATGTGCAGTACATCAAAAACTCCCTTCGCCTGTACTCTCCGGAGATGCAAAGAATCCAAGATTGCGCTCGTGGGAACAATATCGCAGTCTCGTTGAGTTTTTCAGAGAATTGCAATAACTCGCTCTACATTGCTCAAGCTCTAATCGGGCCAGATGGAGAGATCAAGGTCCATCGTCGAAAGATGAAGGGGACTCACATGGAACGCACAGTATTTGGCGACGGCTCTAGTCACGCTTTGAAGAGCGTCGAAGAGCTCCCATTTGCCCGCGTTGGCGCGTTGAGCTGTTGGGAACATTTGCAGCCGCTGCTCAAGTACAACGCCATTACGCAGAATGGAGACATTCATGTTGCGGCTTGGCCTCCGCTGTCTAATAACGTTGTTGGAGATTTCGGCGCTTATGCTATGACTGCAGAAG GGTCTCAAACACTCTCGCGTACTTATGCCATGGAATCTGGGTCATTTGTGCTTCACTGCACTCAAGTGATTACTGAAAaaggcatcaaggccatgaaTACAGGTGGACAACCCATCATGTCAACCCCAGGAGGTGGCCACTCGGTTGTTTTTGGCCCGGATGGCCGAGTCATGACAGAGGCCATCcccgaggacgaagaaggtATTATTTACGCCGAGTTGGACATGGACGAGCGGGTCCGGACCAAAATGTTTGTCGATTCTACGGGACACTACAGCCGCCCCGACGTCCTCTGGTTGGGTGTCTCGCCTGAGATTCCAACTGTAGTCAGGCCGCAGCGGGCCGGAAATGCCAGTGAACAAGTCGACTGGTGA